A single Halarcobacter anaerophilus DNA region contains:
- a CDS encoding GspE/PulE family protein — protein MNSLNTIIDYELIDSLDIEFLKNNLILPIKKDGIFFDIFSCTNSNIKVLEDGNIIREKELNKEEILFFLDDIKRRKTLFLLSKNAVLNEENNINYIEDFFKILIKKAVEVRSSDIHIESIEKALIIRFRIDGNLKIFYTFQKEFLKVLSSYIKMLSKLDITQSRTPMDGRFSLYLEEKKFDFRVSTMPTIYGESIVIRVLDNKNITKKLQDLGFSKRVYNSIKEIEKLSSGLVLIAGPTGSGKSTTLYSILKELNKENKKIITIEDPVEYKMEGIQQIEVNEKLGVSFQKVLKNVLRQDPDIILIGEIRDENSLAIALQASLTGHLVFASIHANNTVETFSRLKDLKADKFLLSASLRYILSQRLVLNICKKCKAKGCELCSFTGFYGRSCISEILKIDEEISSIIMQNKDIKTYLNSISFKTILDDGKESVEKGITTMQEVYKVINE, from the coding sequence TACCTATTAAAAAAGATGGAATCTTTTTTGATATTTTTTCTTGCACTAATTCAAATATAAAAGTTTTAGAAGATGGAAATATTATAAGAGAAAAAGAGCTGAACAAAGAAGAGATACTTTTCTTTTTAGATGATATAAAAAGAAGGAAAACTCTCTTTTTATTATCAAAAAATGCAGTTTTAAATGAAGAAAACAATATAAATTATATTGAAGATTTTTTTAAAATTTTAATAAAAAAAGCAGTTGAAGTAAGAAGCAGTGATATTCATATAGAAAGTATAGAAAAAGCTCTGATTATAAGGTTTAGAATAGATGGAAATTTAAAAATTTTTTATACTTTTCAAAAAGAGTTCTTAAAAGTTTTAAGTTCGTATATCAAGATGCTTTCAAAACTTGATATAACACAGAGCCGAACTCCTATGGATGGAAGATTCTCTTTGTATTTAGAAGAGAAAAAGTTTGATTTTAGAGTCTCTACAATGCCCACAATATACGGTGAATCGATAGTTATAAGAGTTTTAGATAATAAAAATATTACAAAAAAATTGCAGGATTTAGGTTTTTCAAAAAGAGTTTATAACTCAATAAAAGAGATTGAAAAACTTTCAAGCGGGCTTGTTTTGATTGCAGGTCCTACAGGAAGCGGTAAAAGTACCACTTTATACTCAATTTTAAAAGAGCTTAATAAAGAGAATAAAAAGATTATTACAATTGAAGATCCAGTTGAGTATAAAATGGAAGGAATTCAACAAATCGAGGTAAATGAAAAGTTAGGAGTCTCTTTTCAAAAAGTATTGAAAAATGTTTTAAGGCAAGATCCCGACATAATTTTAATCGGAGAAATAAGAGATGAAAATTCATTAGCAATAGCACTGCAAGCTTCTCTCACCGGACACTTGGTTTTTGCTTCAATTCATGCAAACAATACCGTTGAAACTTTTTCAAGATTAAAAGATTTAAAAGCCGATAAATTTTTGCTATCAGCCTCTTTAAGATATATACTTTCTCAAAGATTAGTTTTAAACATATGTAAAAAGTGTAAAGCAAAAGGGTGTGAATTATGCAGTTTTACAGGTTTTTACGGTAGAAGTTGTATTTCGGAAATATTAAAAATAGATGAAGAGATCTCTTCAATAATTATGCAAAATAAGGATATTAAAACTTATTTAAACAGTATCTCTTTTAAAACCATATTAGATGACGGGAAAGAAAGTGTTGAAAAAGGTATTACGACTATGCAAGAGGTTTATAAGGTTATAAATGAATAG
- a CDS encoding type II secretion system F family protein produces MNRFKISYQENNKIKSVELSKEEFEKNELPKNIISIKKSGKSFLQKRSKIKDKDIKNCLYELSLMLNSDILINEALDILIKKEKKQELKSFLIDLKKSFSSSSNLSKSLKKYKINPLIKSLFEITQKSGNSSSNIEFLSNIISENYEIKKEFLKTMLYPIILTITFFLSLFAIFKFVVPSFESILKNSNAELSIATKVLFLCKDFFENYTLLFLISLILLYTFFLTLYKKELRFKIKIDKLLVRHLFLLSHLYRLKSLYIFFVVFEILLKNRFEFLDSLKQAKILLKNQYLLDRITQIEYLLKNGKSVKFAFESSNLFDDVTLSLINTGEVTNSLPKVVYEIKNIYKKRFDDSLKIFSTLIEPLFFIIIMALVLWIVFAIFVPLWGLNDMLKV; encoded by the coding sequence ATGAATAGATTTAAAATAAGTTATCAAGAAAACAATAAAATAAAATCAGTAGAATTAAGTAAAGAGGAGTTTGAAAAAAATGAACTTCCTAAAAATATTATTAGTATAAAAAAAAGCGGAAAAAGTTTTTTACAAAAACGCTCAAAAATAAAAGATAAAGATATAAAAAATTGTTTATATGAATTAAGTTTAATGTTAAACTCCGATATTCTTATAAACGAGGCTTTGGATATTTTAATAAAAAAAGAGAAAAAACAAGAGTTGAAAAGTTTTTTAATAGATCTGAAAAAATCTTTTTCGAGTTCTTCTAATTTATCAAAAAGTCTAAAAAAATATAAAATCAATCCTTTAATAAAATCATTATTTGAAATCACGCAAAAAAGCGGTAACAGCAGCTCGAATATAGAGTTTTTAAGTAATATTATCAGTGAAAATTATGAGATTAAAAAAGAGTTTTTAAAAACTATGCTTTATCCGATAATTCTAACAATAACTTTTTTTCTATCTTTGTTTGCTATTTTTAAATTCGTAGTTCCAAGTTTTGAATCTATTTTAAAAAACTCTAATGCCGAACTATCTATTGCAACAAAAGTTTTATTTTTATGCAAAGATTTTTTTGAAAACTATACTCTTCTTTTTTTAATTTCTCTTATACTTCTTTATACTTTTTTTTTAACTCTTTATAAAAAAGAGCTTAGATTTAAAATAAAAATAGACAAACTTCTGGTTAGACATCTGTTTTTGCTAAGTCATCTTTATAGATTAAAATCTTTATATATTTTTTTTGTAGTTTTTGAGATTTTACTTAAAAACAGGTTTGAGTTTCTAGATTCTTTGAAACAGGCAAAAATTTTACTGAAAAATCAATATCTTTTAGATAGAATTACGCAAATAGAATATCTGTTGAAAAATGGGAAAAGCGTAAAATTTGCTTTTGAATCTTCTAATCTCTTTGATGATGTAACCTTAAGCTTGATTAATACGGGAGAGGTTACCAATTCATTACCAAAAGTGGTATATGAAATAAAGAATATTTATAAAAAAAGATTTGATGATTCTTTGAAGATTTTTTCTACTTTAATAGAACCTCTATTTTTCATAATCATAATGGCGCTTGTTTTATGGATCGTTTTTGCCATATTTGTTCCGTTATGGGGTTTAAATGATATGTTAAAAGTTTAA